Proteins found in one Quercus robur chromosome 2, dhQueRobu3.1, whole genome shotgun sequence genomic segment:
- the LOC126714718 gene encoding uncharacterized protein LOC126714718 yields MKREGRQHGMVRTHRILPSSINPRPETRVVDKYDSPLTAGLFTKVPSKPTNHSKFTGKCGTPGCTGCHDHPACKSKNKTKGTRKLKSHDVVSNTRLISWRVMDRKPGLSFSGSSATGLLDHMYNDHINDDDDDDDDDEEVYSDINEYDRAYCVYGSSNNEDNKAEIEIKEDDDEKSDGNDDKMSFCDVGFVLDQVEGDEGWCLVEEM; encoded by the coding sequence ATGAAGAGAGAGGGTCGCCAACATGGGATGGTTAGGACCCACCGGATCCTACCATCTTCAATAAACCCGAGACCCGAAACCCGAGTCGTTGACAAATACGATTCGCCCCTGACTGCCGGGTTATTTACCAAGGTGCCATCCAAGCCCACCAACCACTCCAAGTTCACGGGCAAGTGTGGCACACCAGGGTGCACAGGGTGTCATGACCACCCAGCATGTAAGTCCAAGAACAAGACCAAGGGGACTCGTAAGCTGAAGTCACACGATGTCGTTTCCAACACTCGGTTAATCAGCTGGCGGGTCATGGATAGGAAACCCGGCTTGAGTTTTTCTGGATCTTCTGCCACGGGTCTTTTGGATCATATGTATAATGATCATatcaatgatgatgatgatgatgatgatgatgatgaagaagttTATAGTGATATTAATGAGTATGATCGTGCATATTGTGTTTATGGATCTTCAAATAATGAAGACAACAAGGCAGAGATTGAGATTAAAGAAGATGATGACGAAAAAAGTGATGGTAATGATGATAAAATGAGTTTTTGTGATGTGGGATTTGTGTTGGACCAAGTTGAAGGAGATGAAGGTTGGTGCCTAGTGGAAGAAATGTGA
- the LOC126714719 gene encoding cystinosin homolog: protein MANWNSIPLKITYEVLGWTAFVSWSISFYPQVILNFRRKSVVGLNFDFVVLNLTKHSSYLIYNAALYFSSAIQKQYLEKYGQDQMIPVAANDVAFSIHAVLLTAITLFQIAIYERGSQKVSKITIGIVSAVWLFAAVCIFIALPSHSWLWLISIFNSIQVFMTVIKYIPQVFMNFARKSTDGFSIGNILLDFSGGVANYGQMAVQSIDQDSWVNFYGNIGKTLLSLVSIFFDIIFIFQHYVIYPHKKAEVSSKLIVEEGSRTEPLVKSPDHPELENV, encoded by the exons atggcaAACTGGAATTCAATTCCTCTAAAAATCACGTATGAGGTACTTGGATGGACAGCTTTCGTATCATGGTCCATCAGTTTCTACCCGCAAGTCATCTTGAATTTCCGTAGGAAAAG TGTTGTGGGGTTGAACTTCGATTTCGTGGTGCTGAATTTGACGAAGCACTCTTCGTATCTCATATACAACGCGGCCCTCTACTTTAGCTCCGCTATTCAGAAGCAGTACTTAGAAAAATATGGCCAGGACCAG ATGATACCTGTAGCTGCAAATGATGTCGCTTTCTCTATCCACGCTGTTCTTTTGACAGCAATTACCTTGTTCCAAATTGCAATCTATGAA CGTGGAAGTCAGAAGGTTTCCAAGATTACAATTGGAATTGTCTCTGCTGTGTGGTTATTTGCTGCTGTATGTATTTTCATAGCTTTGCCAAGCCATTCTTGGCTTTGGCTAATCTCCATCTTTAA ctcaattcaagtttttatgaCGGTCATCAAATATATTCCCCAG GTGTTTATGAACTTTGCAAGAAAGAGCACAGATGGGTTCAGCATTGGCAACATTTTACTCGATTTTTCTGGAGGGGTGGCAAATTATGGACAGATGGCCGTGCAATCTATAGATCAAG ATTCTTGGGTGAACTTTTATGGAAACATAGGGAAGACATTGCTATCTCTG GTATCTATATTCTTTGACATCATTTTCATATTTCAACATTATGTCATCTATCCTCACAAGAAAGCCGAAGTCTCTTCTAAACTCATTGTGGAGGAAGGCTCACGCACTGAGCCGCTTGTTAAGTCTCCTGATCACCCAGAGTTAGAAAATGTGTAA
- the LOC126714721 gene encoding uncharacterized protein LOC126714721 codes for MANSLIIKTLNSIKRNPKFLATFSSQSQIHTRLFTSIATAQEPQSEDPSSSTFTFSSDGKTHKNDNNSSIYVKAPSSNSQTTSSSSVTMPMSFMTGSIVGKRFYNEVKVRESEDGVGWSVMLDYRTLKTPSKRPLKLPTLPLAKAVAAEWEYQETDGIRPFSMPLMKLACTALERIPLTRPKVIEHLMKKFNQDLVFCRAPDDNILTRGVHERQVEKIDPLLDWVESEFGFKPVVYSSFYGGKQEDGLIKAIENLLKKTDDCELAAIDAMASAAHSLIIAIGICRGKLQIEDAIELIRLEEDLQVDKWGLVEGGHDLDIADLKVQISSAAVFLGLSRRI; via the exons ATGGCGAATTCACTGATTATCAAAACCTTAAACTCAatcaaaagaaacccaaaattcCTCGCAACATTCTCGTCCCAATCTCAAATCCACACTCGTCTCTTCACTTCCATTGCCACCGCCCAAGAGCCCCAATCCGAGGACCCATCTTCCTCGACCTTCACATTCTCATCTGATggaaaaacccacaaaaacGACAACAACAGCAGCATTTACGTCAAGGCGCCGAGCTCTAATTCCCAGACGACATCGTCGTCGTCCGTGACGATGCCGATGTCGTTTATGACTGGTTCGATAGTGGGGAAGAGGTTCTACAACGAGGTGAAGGTGAGAGAGTCCGAAGATGGGGTTGGGTGGTCTGTGATGCTTGATTACCGGACGCTCAAGACGCCATCGAAGAGGCCTCTCAAGCTCCCTACTTTGCCTCTCGCTAAGGCTGTTGCTGCCGAGTGGGAATATCAG GAAACAGATGGGATCAGACCCTTCTCGATGCCTCTAATGAAACTTGCTTGTACTGCATTGGAAAGAATTCCACTCACACGACCTAAGGTTATTGAACATTTGATGAAGAAATTTAATCAAGATCTGGTCTTCTGTCGAGCTCCGGATGATAATATTCTGACAAGAGGCGTCCACG aacgTCAGGTGGAGAAAATTGATCCTTTACTTGATTGGGTAGAGTCCGAATTTGGCTTTAAGCCTGTTGTCTACTCCAGCTTTTATGGTGGAAAGCAGGAGGATGGTCTCATAAAGGCCATAGAGAACCTTCTGAAGAAAACAGATGACTGTGAATTGGCAGCAATTGATGCTATGGCATCTGCGGCACATTCTTTGATTATTGCGATCGGGATCTGTCGTGGGAAATTGCAGATTGAGGACGCAATTGAATTGATTAGACTTGAAGAAGATTTGCAG GTGGACAAGTGGGGTCTTGTAGAAGGAGGCCATGATTTGGATATTGCTGATCTCAAGGTACAGATCTCATCAGCTGCCGTATTCCTTGGCCTTTCCAGGAGGATATAA
- the LOC126714722 gene encoding succinate dehydrogenase [ubiquinone] iron-sulfur subunit 2, mitochondrial has protein sequence MATAMLRRALPRASALSRYTRAQAHASVAEAQQVEQKVRASTSLKTFSIYRWTPENPTKPELQDYEIDLKDCGPMVLDALIKIKNEVDPTLTFRRSCREGICGSCAMNIDGCNGLACLTKIESGSSASTITPLPHMFVIKDLVVDMTNFYNQYKSIEPWLKRKNPPETKGKEVLQSKKDRAKLDGMYECILCACCSTSCPSYWWNPESYLGPAALLHANRWISDSRDEYTQERLDAINDEFKLYRCHTILNCARACPKGLNPGKQIAHIKGLQLSGPSNV, from the exons ATGGCGACGGCCATGCTCAGGAGGGCACTCCCACGCGCCTCCGCCTTATCTCGATACACACGCGCCCAAGCTCACGCAAGCGTGGCCGAAGCTCAGCAAGTCGAACAAAAGGTACGCGCCTCCACGTCGCTGAAAACCTTCTCGATCTACCGCTGGACCCCGGAAAACCCGACGAAGCCGGAGCTCCAGGACTACGAGATCGACCTCAAGGACTGCGGGCCCATGGTCCTCGACGCCCTAATCAAGATCAAGAACGAGGTGGACCCCACGCTCACGTTCCGGCGATCGTGCCGTGAGGGGATCTGCGGGTCCTGCGCCATGAACATCGACGGCTGCAACGGGCTGGCGTGCCTCACGAAGATCGAGTCCGGATCGTCGGCCTCGACGATCACGCCGCTGCCGCACATGTTCGTGATCAAGGACTTGGTGGTGGATATGACGAACTTCTACAACCAGTACAAGAGCATCGAGCCGTGGCTGAAGAGGAAGAACCCGCCGGAGACGAAAGGGAAAGAGGTTTTGCAGAGTAAGAAAGATAGGGCGAAGCTTGATGGGATGTACGAGTGTATATTGTGTGCTTGCTGTAGCACATCCTGCCCTAGTTACTGGTGGAACCCTGAGTCTTATCTTGGTCCCGCTGCTTTGCTCCACGCCAATCG GTGGATAAGTGACAGCCGTGATGAATATACCCAAGAGCGACTGGATGCCATAAATGATGAGTTCAAGCTCTACCGCTGCCATACCATACTGAACTGTGCCCGTGCATGTCCAAAGGGCCTGAACCCCGGGAAGCAGATCGCACATATTAAGGGCCTTCAACTATCTGGTCCTAGTAATGTTTAA